One window of the Streptomyces sp. TS71-3 genome contains the following:
- the asnB gene encoding asparagine synthase (glutamine-hydrolyzing), which yields MCGIAGWADYGRDMLLQARAVRAMTDTMVRRGPDAGDVWLGEHAALGHRRLAVIDIEGGAQPMRVTDDEGRLLAVITYSGEVYNFTELRHRLSLLGHRFTTRSDTEVVLRAYLEWGEASVTRLNGMFAYAVWDARTEELLLVRDRLGIKPLYYAPGPDRLLFGSEPKAILAAGPFTPELDAEGVAELFAVPAAPTPGHAVYRGLHEVRPGHTVRFSRRGLATRRYWELASGDHPEAPERTAEHVRELLTDIVRRQLVSDVPLGLLLSGGLDSSMLTALATAERPGPHEEKIATFSVDFPAGEEPETLGDWNRAEDAPYVTEMVARLGTAHTSVVVPGAALLAHRETALAARDRPGWGEPDVSLHLLFRGVRAHATVALSGEVADEVFGGYPYFHRPPGEPLDAFPWLAGKPSPATLLRPDVAARVRPAEYGRERLRDALAEVPRLPGEQGADRRAREVSYLALTRWLPALLDRKDRMSMAAGLEVRVPFADHRLVEYLWNVPWAVKNAGGTPKALLRRAAAGLLPDPVLHRPKSGYPASSSPAYRRALRERAQELTRRDSPVFELVDRAAVREHLERGTVVPGPRAAPHPTGGLDYLLALDTWLTEYRVRLV from the coding sequence ATGTGCGGCATAGCCGGCTGGGCGGACTACGGCCGCGACATGCTCCTTCAGGCGAGGGCGGTGCGCGCCATGACGGACACGATGGTCCGCCGCGGCCCGGACGCCGGCGACGTCTGGCTCGGGGAGCACGCCGCGCTCGGCCACCGGCGGCTCGCCGTCATCGACATCGAGGGCGGCGCCCAGCCGATGCGGGTCACCGACGACGAGGGCCGGCTGCTCGCCGTCATCACCTACAGCGGCGAGGTCTACAACTTCACCGAGCTGCGCCACCGGCTCTCCCTGCTCGGGCACCGCTTCACGACCCGCTCCGACACCGAGGTGGTGCTGCGCGCCTACCTGGAGTGGGGCGAGGCGTCGGTCACCCGCCTGAACGGGATGTTCGCCTACGCCGTCTGGGACGCCCGCACCGAGGAACTGCTGCTGGTGCGCGACCGCCTCGGCATCAAGCCGCTCTACTACGCGCCGGGCCCGGACCGGCTGCTGTTCGGCTCGGAGCCCAAGGCGATCCTGGCGGCGGGGCCCTTCACCCCGGAACTGGACGCCGAGGGCGTCGCCGAGCTGTTCGCCGTGCCCGCCGCGCCCACCCCCGGCCACGCCGTCTACCGCGGGCTGCACGAGGTGCGCCCCGGGCACACCGTCCGCTTCTCCCGCCGCGGCCTCGCCACCCGCCGCTACTGGGAACTCGCCTCCGGGGACCACCCGGAGGCGCCCGAGCGCACCGCCGAGCACGTCCGGGAGCTGCTGACGGACATCGTCCGCCGCCAGCTCGTCAGCGACGTGCCGCTCGGGCTGCTGCTCTCCGGCGGCCTCGACTCCAGCATGCTGACCGCGCTCGCCACCGCCGAACGCCCCGGCCCCCACGAGGAGAAGATCGCCACCTTCTCCGTGGACTTCCCCGCGGGCGAGGAGCCCGAGACGCTGGGCGACTGGAACCGCGCCGAGGACGCCCCGTACGTCACCGAGATGGTGGCCCGGCTCGGCACCGCGCACACGTCGGTGGTGGTGCCCGGCGCCGCGCTGCTCGCGCACCGCGAGACCGCCCTCGCCGCCCGCGACCGGCCCGGCTGGGGCGAGCCCGACGTCTCGCTGCACCTGCTGTTCCGCGGGGTGCGCGCGCACGCGACGGTGGCACTGTCCGGCGAGGTCGCCGACGAGGTCTTCGGCGGCTATCCCTACTTCCACCGGCCGCCCGGCGAACCCCTGGACGCCTTTCCCTGGCTCGCCGGCAAGCCCTCGCCGGCCACCCTGCTCCGGCCCGACGTGGCCGCCCGGGTGCGGCCCGCGGAGTACGGCCGCGAGCGGCTGCGGGACGCGCTCGCCGAGGTGCCCCGGCTGCCCGGTGAACAGGGCGCGGACCGCCGCGCCCGGGAGGTCTCCTACCTCGCCCTGACCCGCTGGCTGCCCGCCCTGCTGGACCGCAAGGACCGCATGAGCATGGCCGCGGGACTGGAGGTCCGGGTGCCGTTCGCCGACCACCGGCTGGTCGAGTACCTCTGGAACGTGCCCTGGGCGGTCAAGAACGCCGGCGGCACCCCGAAGGCCCTGCTGCGCCGCGCCGCGGCGGGCCTGCTGCCCGACCCGGTCCTGCACCGCCCCAAGAGCGGCTACCCGGCCAGCTCGTCGCCCGCCTACCGGCGGGCCCTGCGCGAGAGGGCGCAGGAGCTCACCCGCCGGGACTCGCCCGTCTTCGAGCTGGTGGACCGCGCCGCCGTCCGCGAGCACCTGGAGCGCGGCACCGTCGTCCCGGGACCGCGCGCCGCCCCGCACCCCACCGGCGGGCTCGACTACCTGCTCGCCCTCGACACCTGGCTGACGGAGTACCGGGTGAGGCTGGTGTGA
- a CDS encoding alpha/beta hydrolase, whose product MTQMRFAGFESFTVDADGVPVHGQRGGSGPPLLLLHGFPQTHAMWHAVAPLLAEEFTVVATDLRGYGASGKPPSDAGHLPYAKRAMALDQVRVMAYLGYDRFAVAGHDRGARCAYRLALDHPARVSRLAVLDVVPTADALAGVDAAVARDLWRWFVLAQPAPLPETLIAADPEAFCFGAHARLFAPEALAAYRGAVTDPATVHAMCEDYRAMFGPDAEHDAADRARGRRIGAPVLALWGRRSHTGRHHDVPAVWRRWADDVRGRALDCGHFLAEEAPRETAAELLAFFR is encoded by the coding sequence ATGACACAAATGCGCTTCGCAGGGTTCGAGTCTTTTACGGTGGATGCGGACGGAGTGCCGGTGCACGGGCAGCGCGGCGGCAGCGGCCCTCCCCTCCTTCTTCTGCACGGGTTCCCGCAGACCCACGCCATGTGGCATGCGGTGGCGCCGCTGCTCGCCGAGGAGTTCACGGTCGTCGCCACCGACCTGCGCGGCTACGGGGCCAGCGGCAAACCGCCGAGCGACGCCGGCCATCTGCCGTACGCCAAGCGCGCCATGGCGCTGGATCAGGTACGGGTGATGGCGTACCTCGGGTACGACCGCTTCGCCGTGGCCGGCCACGACAGGGGCGCCCGCTGTGCCTACCGCCTGGCCCTGGACCACCCGGCGCGGGTGAGCCGGCTCGCGGTCCTGGACGTGGTGCCCACGGCGGACGCCCTCGCCGGGGTCGACGCCGCGGTCGCCCGGGACCTGTGGCGCTGGTTCGTCCTGGCGCAGCCCGCGCCGCTGCCCGAGACGCTGATCGCCGCCGATCCCGAGGCCTTCTGCTTCGGTGCGCACGCCCGGCTGTTCGCGCCCGAGGCTCTGGCGGCGTACCGCGGTGCCGTGACCGACCCGGCGACGGTGCACGCCATGTGCGAGGACTACCGCGCCATGTTCGGCCCGGACGCGGAGCACGACGCGGCGGACCGCGCGCGGGGCCGGCGCATCGGCGCCCCGGTGCTGGCGCTGTGGGGCAGGCGGTCCCACACCGGGCGCCATCACGATGTGCCGGCCGTCTGGCGCCGGTGGGCGGACGACGTCCGGGGCCGGGCCCTGGACTGCGGGCACTTCCTGGCCGAGGAGGCGCCCCGCGAGACGGCCGCGGAACTGCTGGCGTTCTTCCGGTGA
- a CDS encoding trans-aconitate 2-methyltransferase — translation MVRNTLAGARELAGYDDVSRIRQAQDHDWALDLAPGPPTRVADLGCGTGALLDAALGRWPGVRRALGVDGAPARVREAAARLAGRAEVREGDVRRLPPLDESFDLITMTSVLHWLHPDEARAFAWVAAHLAPSGAFLLTTHHPDPDPSGQGGEDAVARDALALLGIRGPDALDGIVPMGERARTADAVAALLARVLVVDRCEERRVTVKASGADEYRRFHAATFGTYFSRLVPEDAQEDFFAAVGEAAARRMAEHGEVYGITVRAWRARPAG, via the coding sequence ATGGTACGGAACACCCTGGCCGGCGCCCGGGAACTGGCCGGCTACGACGACGTCAGCCGGATCCGGCAGGCACAGGACCACGACTGGGCGCTGGACCTCGCGCCCGGTCCGCCTACGCGCGTCGCCGACCTCGGCTGCGGCACCGGCGCGCTGCTCGACGCCGCCCTCGGCCGCTGGCCCGGGGTGCGCCGGGCGCTCGGCGTGGACGGCGCGCCCGCCCGCGTCCGCGAGGCCGCCGCCCGGCTCGCGGGACGCGCCGAGGTACGCGAGGGCGACGTGCGCCGGCTGCCGCCGCTGGACGAGTCGTTCGACCTGATCACGATGACCTCCGTGCTGCACTGGCTCCACCCCGACGAGGCACGGGCGTTCGCCTGGGTCGCCGCGCACCTCGCCCCGTCCGGCGCCTTCCTCCTCACCACCCACCACCCGGACCCCGACCCGTCAGGACAGGGCGGCGAGGACGCCGTCGCCCGGGACGCGCTGGCCCTGCTCGGCATCCGCGGGCCGGACGCCCTGGACGGGATCGTGCCGATGGGCGAACGGGCCCGCACCGCCGACGCCGTCGCCGCACTGCTCGCCCGGGTCCTGGTGGTGGACCGCTGCGAGGAGCGGCGCGTGACGGTCAAGGCGAGCGGCGCCGACGAGTACCGGCGCTTCCACGCCGCGACCTTCGGCACCTACTTCAGCCGCCTGGTACCCGAGGACGCCCAGGAGGACTTCTTCGCCGCCGTCGGCGAGGCCGCCGCGCGGCGGATGGCCGAGCACGGCGAGGTCTACGGCATCACGGTGCGCGCCTGGCGTGCACGACCCGCCGGGTGA
- a CDS encoding helix-turn-helix transcriptional regulator translates to MHTPHDHTPVSAHPKELGAFLRAHRERRRPEDVGLPGTGRRRTPGLRREEVAALSGVGLAWYTWLEQGRVVSSKKVLEAVSRTLGLDTASYRHVLALAGHLPPEGGEAEHGTVARRTQPLLDSWETSPAVLLDCRFDITAWNAAYAAVWSDPALLPASRRNLMWCMVGDPAVRDGLKDWEEVARAVLFHFRAQTARRTEDRRTQEVYAVLNDDFPELSDWWSCQGVDDLTARDVTALLPAGELHLTFSAFRPVDDPEALVLVQAPAGEQDRALVSRRLGERRRRGESTIGGVVRIGARTAMRRVG, encoded by the coding sequence GTGCACACCCCCCACGACCACACCCCCGTCAGCGCACACCCCAAGGAACTCGGCGCGTTCCTGCGTGCCCACCGGGAGCGCCGCCGCCCCGAGGACGTCGGACTGCCGGGGACCGGCCGCCGCCGCACGCCGGGGCTGCGCCGCGAGGAGGTCGCCGCGCTGTCCGGCGTGGGGCTCGCCTGGTACACGTGGCTGGAGCAGGGCCGGGTCGTCTCCTCCAAGAAGGTGCTGGAGGCGGTCTCCAGGACCCTCGGCCTGGACACCGCCTCGTACCGGCACGTGCTCGCGCTGGCCGGCCACCTCCCGCCGGAGGGCGGCGAGGCCGAGCACGGCACGGTCGCCCGGCGCACCCAGCCGCTGCTCGACTCCTGGGAGACCAGCCCGGCGGTCCTGCTGGACTGCCGCTTCGACATCACCGCGTGGAACGCCGCGTACGCCGCCGTCTGGTCCGACCCGGCGCTGCTGCCCGCCAGCCGCCGGAACTTAATGTGGTGCATGGTCGGCGACCCGGCCGTGCGCGACGGCCTCAAGGACTGGGAGGAAGTGGCCCGCGCGGTGCTCTTCCACTTCCGCGCCCAGACCGCACGCCGCACCGAGGACCGCCGCACCCAGGAGGTGTACGCGGTGCTCAACGACGACTTCCCGGAGCTCTCCGACTGGTGGAGCTGCCAGGGCGTGGACGACCTGACGGCGCGTGACGTGACCGCGCTGCTGCCCGCGGGGGAGCTGCATCTGACCTTCTCGGCCTTCAGGCCGGTCGACGACCCCGAGGCCCTGGTGCTCGTGCAGGCCCCGGCGGGCGAGCAGGACCGTGCGCTGGTGAGCCGCCGGCTGGGCGAGCGCCGCCGGCGCGGTGAGTCCACGATCGGCGGCGTCGTGCGGATCGGCGCGCGGACGGCGATGCGCCGGGTGGGCTGA
- a CDS encoding LLM class flavin-dependent oxidoreductase has translation MTSPNPSPRWGVNLPLPAMELRDNRRIVQALPDLGYDDVWTGEGGGIDAFTPLAAAAAWQPRLRVGTGVVPAQTRGTGVLAATALSLAELAAGGVLLGVGSSVPAHVTALNGLPHVRPLETVRRTVRALRKELAGRPPKVIVGALRPRMLRLAYEEADGAILNILTAEDVPKVIGAAGGPYPDRETIVKIFLCPTTDAQEARRAGRGFLGWILNQAPYHAFHEWLGRGEELRASHERYQAGDRQGAGLALPDALVDELWLHGEPDELRERIARFVRPGVSTVLLYIAPTPELAADPGRLPGLLDRLRPAL, from the coding sequence ATGACCAGCCCGAACCCGTCACCGCGCTGGGGGGTCAACCTCCCGCTGCCCGCGATGGAGCTGCGTGACAACCGGCGGATCGTGCAGGCGCTGCCGGACCTCGGCTACGACGACGTCTGGACCGGCGAGGGCGGCGGCATCGACGCCTTCACCCCGCTGGCCGCGGCGGCGGCCTGGCAGCCGCGCCTGCGGGTCGGCACCGGTGTGGTGCCCGCGCAGACCCGGGGCACGGGCGTGCTCGCGGCCACCGCGCTGAGCCTCGCCGAACTCGCCGCCGGAGGAGTGCTGCTCGGCGTCGGCTCCTCGGTGCCCGCCCACGTCACCGCGCTCAACGGCCTGCCGCACGTCAGACCGCTGGAGACGGTGCGGCGCACGGTGCGCGCGCTCCGCAAGGAACTGGCGGGCCGGCCGCCGAAGGTGATCGTGGGCGCGCTGCGCCCGAGGATGCTGCGGCTCGCGTACGAGGAGGCCGACGGGGCGATCCTCAACATCCTCACCGCCGAGGACGTGCCGAAGGTGATCGGCGCCGCGGGCGGCCCGTACCCGGACCGCGAGACCATCGTCAAGATCTTCCTCTGCCCGACGACCGACGCGCAGGAGGCCCGGCGGGCCGGCCGCGGCTTCCTCGGCTGGATCCTCAACCAGGCGCCGTACCACGCCTTCCACGAGTGGCTCGGCCGTGGTGAGGAACTGCGCGCGTCCCACGAGCGGTACCAGGCGGGGGACCGGCAGGGTGCCGGGCTCGCACTGCCCGACGCGCTGGTCGACGAGCTGTGGCTGCACGGCGAGCCGGACGAACTCCGCGAGCGGATCGCCCGGTTCGTGCGCCCGGGCGTCAGCACCGTGCTGCTCTACATCGCCCCGACGCCCGAGCTGGCCGCCGACCCCGGCCGGCTCCCCGGCCTGCTCGACCGGCTGCGGCCCGCGCTGTGA
- a CDS encoding alpha/beta hydrolase fold domain-containing protein encodes MTGGPAPDPAQEPVTDPAHAWALAAQGRAPLAAGTVRSEVIHAGRPAVRVRPGTGGRRGTLLHLHGGGYRAGSPRVSEGAASFLAAELDAEVLLPAYRLAGERPFPAAVEDATAAYRSLLESGVDPGRLAVLGDSAGGGLAAAALLAAQDAGLPRPAALVGLSPWYDLTVTAGSYERCRGTDTVLSRASMRDSAARYLAGADPRTPLASPLFAQGAALRGLPPVLVQCGGLEVLADDAGEFARRVDAAGGRAVHRSWAGQGHCWHLAVPGLPAAREAVAATAAFLDVHLV; translated from the coding sequence GTGACGGGCGGCCCCGCACCGGACCCGGCGCAGGAGCCCGTCACCGACCCGGCGCACGCCTGGGCGCTCGCCGCCCAGGGCCGTGCCCCGCTCGCCGCGGGCACCGTCCGCAGCGAGGTGATTCATGCGGGACGCCCCGCCGTACGCGTCCGGCCCGGTACCGGGGGCCGCCGCGGCACCCTGCTCCACCTGCACGGCGGCGGCTACCGGGCCGGCTCGCCGCGGGTGTCGGAGGGCGCCGCGTCGTTCCTCGCCGCGGAACTGGACGCCGAGGTGCTGCTGCCCGCGTACCGGCTGGCCGGGGAGCGCCCCTTTCCGGCCGCCGTTGAGGATGCCACCGCCGCCTACCGGAGCCTCTTGGAGAGCGGCGTCGACCCGGGCCGGCTGGCGGTGCTCGGCGACTCCGCCGGCGGCGGGCTGGCGGCGGCCGCACTGCTCGCCGCGCAGGACGCCGGCCTGCCGCGGCCCGCCGCCCTCGTCGGCCTCTCGCCCTGGTACGACCTCACCGTGACGGCCGGCTCCTACGAGCGCTGCCGCGGCACCGACACGGTGCTCAGCCGCGCGTCGATGCGGGACTCCGCGGCGCGCTACCTCGCGGGCGCCGACCCCCGCACCCCGCTCGCCTCGCCGCTCTTCGCCCAAGGGGCGGCGCTCCGGGGGCTGCCGCCGGTGCTGGTGCAGTGCGGGGGCCTTGAGGTCCTCGCGGACGACGCCGGGGAGTTCGCCCGCAGGGTCGATGCGGCCGGCGGCCGCGCGGTGCACCGGAGCTGGGCGGGGCAGGGGCACTGCTGGCACCTCGCGGTACCGGGACTGCCCGCCGCCCGGGAGGCGGTGGCGGCCACGGCGGCGTTCCTGGACGTCCACCTGGTGTGA
- a CDS encoding 4-hydroxyphenylacetate 3-hydroxylase family protein, whose product MSPHASAVEPHGALNGARYLASLDDGRNVWLDGERIKNVVDHPAFTGSVREMARLLDLQHHPGHRDLLTVTDQESGLRIGRGYHPPRTLDELTAARRAAAVWMRESWGQHGRAPAFMASIAVGLHDFRHRLETSRPGFGGHAETWYRFMAERDLLLTHALGDPQIDRGASPVDHPDHALRILEEGTDGIVVRGAKQLTTLAPFAHEVLVYLSASFAQRGAEEFVVWFALPIATPGLHVLCREPFGGGGHGQAHPFASRFDEQDAMLFFDDVRVPWERVFLMHDAALAREGLGRINAWSQYIGQVRYQERLRTLLGVGTLLAEAIGVSGFRGIQEDLGELTGYVEILDHFLAAGEATAHRTDSGLLAPGPTPAAAVWAASVAGRAVDIVRTIGQSGPLMQPTENDLRNPELRPFLDRWMHGKDIGAAEKSRLFRLAWDLTSDGFGQRQHLYEYVHRGDLARNRINLFHRHDQTDVRERIQALISRPL is encoded by the coding sequence TTGAGCCCCCACGCCTCCGCGGTCGAGCCGCACGGCGCCCTGAACGGCGCGAGGTACCTCGCCTCGCTGGACGACGGGCGCAACGTCTGGCTGGACGGTGAGCGGATCAAGAACGTCGTGGACCACCCGGCGTTCACCGGCTCGGTGCGGGAGATGGCGCGCCTCCTCGACCTCCAGCACCACCCCGGGCACCGCGACCTGCTCACCGTCACCGACCAGGAGAGCGGGCTGCGCATCGGCCGCGGCTACCACCCGCCGCGCACCCTCGACGAGCTGACCGCGGCCCGCCGCGCCGCCGCCGTGTGGATGCGCGAGTCCTGGGGACAGCACGGCCGCGCCCCGGCGTTCATGGCGTCCATCGCGGTCGGACTCCACGACTTCCGGCACCGGCTGGAGACCAGCCGGCCGGGCTTCGGCGGCCACGCCGAGACCTGGTACCGCTTCATGGCCGAGCGGGACCTGCTGCTCACCCACGCCCTCGGCGACCCGCAGATCGACCGCGGCGCGAGCCCCGTGGACCACCCCGACCACGCGCTGCGCATCCTCGAAGAGGGCACGGACGGGATCGTCGTGCGCGGCGCCAAGCAGCTCACCACCCTCGCCCCGTTCGCCCACGAGGTGCTGGTCTACCTCTCGGCCTCCTTCGCGCAGCGCGGTGCCGAGGAGTTCGTGGTGTGGTTCGCGCTGCCGATCGCCACGCCGGGACTGCACGTCCTGTGCCGCGAGCCGTTCGGCGGCGGCGGGCACGGCCAGGCGCACCCGTTCGCGTCCCGCTTCGACGAGCAGGACGCCATGCTCTTCTTCGACGACGTCCGGGTGCCGTGGGAACGGGTGTTCCTGATGCACGACGCGGCGCTCGCCCGAGAAGGCCTCGGCCGCATCAACGCCTGGAGCCAGTACATCGGCCAGGTCCGCTACCAGGAGCGGCTGCGCACCCTGCTCGGCGTCGGGACGCTGCTCGCCGAGGCGATCGGCGTCAGCGGGTTCCGCGGCATCCAGGAGGACCTGGGCGAGCTCACCGGCTACGTGGAGATCCTGGACCACTTCCTGGCCGCGGGCGAGGCCACCGCCCACCGCACCGACAGCGGCCTGCTCGCTCCGGGACCCACCCCGGCGGCGGCCGTGTGGGCCGCGTCGGTGGCCGGCCGCGCGGTGGACATCGTCCGCACCATCGGCCAGTCGGGCCCGCTGATGCAGCCCACCGAGAACGACCTGCGCAACCCGGAGCTACGGCCCTTCCTCGACCGCTGGATGCACGGCAAGGACATCGGCGCTGCCGAGAAGTCCCGCCTCTTCCGCCTCGCCTGGGACCTCACCTCCGACGGCTTCGGGCAGCGCCAGCACCTCTACGAGTACGTGCACCGCGGCGACCTCGCCCGCAACCGGATCAACCTGTTCCACCGGCACGACCAGACCGACGTCCGCGAGCGCATCCAGGCGCTCATCTCCCGGCCGCTGTGA
- a CDS encoding acyltransferase — translation MSASPTAPARVPASPAQLAVDTSRTHAHALDGMRALAALMVIALHTGIYSGQVASSWLGIGHGGALGPVLSRFTVGVPIFFVLSGLLLYRPYANAGRDGAPRPPTGRYLWHRALRILPAYWAVTLVALAAFTPDALTHLWATVRPLALLHIYQANVIPAGITQTWSLATEASFYVLLPLLALALHPLLRRPAAVLVALGALEAVSVASVVLTHLPSAGPYPAAGFWLPQYIGYFAAGMALAVLASRGAGLGALARHPWACWGVAVAAYAVESTPLTGSTSVYPTVPQALLQHLLDLVVAVALVAPLVLRTERGPARLLSHRVPARLGRISYAVFLWHMVVVETFLRLTGEPAGSATFAVLFPATVAVTVLIAVASDILIERPARRLRRSTAVTPRSTRDDQPEPVTALGGQPPAARDGAA, via the coding sequence GTGAGCGCATCCCCCACGGCACCGGCACGGGTGCCCGCGTCCCCGGCACAGCTCGCCGTCGACACCAGCAGGACCCATGCCCATGCCCTGGACGGCATGCGGGCGCTCGCCGCGCTCATGGTGATCGCCCTGCACACCGGCATCTACTCGGGGCAGGTCGCCTCCAGCTGGCTCGGCATCGGGCACGGCGGGGCGCTGGGACCCGTGCTGTCGCGGTTCACCGTCGGCGTGCCGATCTTCTTCGTGCTCTCCGGGCTGCTGCTGTACCGGCCCTACGCCAACGCCGGACGCGACGGCGCTCCGCGCCCGCCCACCGGCCGCTACCTGTGGCACCGCGCCCTGCGCATCCTGCCCGCCTACTGGGCCGTGACGCTGGTGGCCCTGGCCGCCTTCACCCCGGACGCCCTGACGCACCTGTGGGCCACCGTGCGCCCGCTCGCCCTGCTGCACATCTACCAGGCGAACGTGATCCCCGCCGGGATCACGCAGACCTGGAGCCTGGCCACCGAGGCGTCGTTCTACGTGCTGCTGCCGCTGCTCGCACTCGCCCTGCACCCGCTGCTGCGCAGGCCCGCCGCGGTGCTCGTGGCGCTGGGCGCGCTGGAGGCCGTCTCGGTGGCCTCCGTCGTGCTCACCCATCTGCCCTCCGCCGGGCCGTACCCGGCCGCCGGATTCTGGCTCCCGCAGTACATCGGCTACTTCGCGGCCGGCATGGCGCTCGCGGTGCTGGCCTCCCGCGGCGCCGGCCTCGGCGCGCTCGCCCGCCACCCGTGGGCCTGCTGGGGCGTGGCGGTGGCCGCCTACGCGGTGGAGTCGACGCCGCTCACCGGCAGTACGTCGGTCTACCCGACCGTGCCGCAGGCGCTGTTGCAGCACCTGCTCGACCTCGTGGTCGCCGTGGCGCTGGTCGCCCCGCTCGTGCTGCGCACGGAGCGGGGACCCGCGCGGCTGCTGTCCCACAGGGTCCCGGCCCGGCTGGGAAGGATCTCGTACGCCGTCTTCCTCTGGCACATGGTGGTCGTGGAGACCTTCCTGCGGCTCACCGGCGAGCCGGCCGGCTCCGCCACCTTCGCGGTGCTCTTCCCCGCCACCGTGGCCGTCACCGTCCTGATCGCCGTCGCCTCCGACATCCTGATCGAGAGGCCCGCACGCCGGCTGCGCCGCAGCACCGCCGTCACCCCGAGGAGCACCCGCGATGACCAGCCCGAACCCGTCACCGCGCTGGGGGGTCAACCTCCCGCTGCCCGCGATGGAGCTGCGTGA